Proteins found in one Triticum aestivum cultivar Chinese Spring chromosome 4D, IWGSC CS RefSeq v2.1, whole genome shotgun sequence genomic segment:
- the LOC123096051 gene encoding ubiquitin-conjugating enzyme E2 28 gives MISLQGPAEGPSHLSAGPVSEDMFHWQATIMGPSDSPFTGGLFLVNIHFPLDYPFKPAKVSFRTKVFHPNINSNSSICLDILKEQWSPALTISKVLLSICSLPTDPNPNDPLVPEIAHMYKTDWAKYEPTACET, from the exons ATGATCTCACTGCAAGGACCTGCAGAAGGACCCTCCCACCTCAGCGCAG GTCCTGTAAGTGAGGACATGTTCCACTGGCAGGCCACTATCATGGGACCCTCGGACAGCCCGTTTACTGGTGGTCTATTTTTGGTGAACATCCATTTCCCACTGGATTATCCCTTCAAGCCCGCGAAG GTCTCTTTCCGCACCAAGGTGTTCCACCCAAAcatcaacagcaacagcagcatTTGCCTTGACATTCTCAAGGAACAGTGGAGCCCGGCTTTGACCATATCAAAG GTCCTCCTGTCAATCTGTTCGTTGCCGACGGACCCCAACCCCAATGATCCTCTGGTGCCTGAGATTGCTCACATGTACAAGACTGATTGGGCCAAGTATGAGCCCACGGCAtgcgagacgtag